Proteins encoded together in one Apium graveolens cultivar Ventura unplaced genomic scaffold, ASM990537v1 ctg6284, whole genome shotgun sequence window:
- the LOC141703166 gene encoding uncharacterized protein LOC141703166: MKRNGESLNDIRVMEKLLRSLTRKFDYVVTSIEESKDLSTISIDELVGSLQAHEQRMNQYDDASHLEKALQSKVSISDSSGSSSSARGRGGFRGGYRGGRGQGRQSFNRGQNSGSYQSSGRIQILEAEEEVDFNNEVINLNFSVITVINWPFSYECRSPKVEETSHFAAAKEDKDVGTAMFLTYKGDEESKKNVWYLDSGPAITDWPQRNYLWR, encoded by the coding sequence ATGAAAAGAAACGGTGAAAGTCTTAATGATATCCGGGTCATGGAAAAGTTGCTCCGTTCATTGACAAGAAAATTTGATTACGTTGTTACATCAATTGAGGAGTCAAAAGATCTATCCACAATTTCCATTGATGAGCTCGTAGGTTCCCTTCAAGCCCACGAGCAACGaatgaaccagtatgatgatgCAAGCCATTTGGAGAAGGCGTTGCAAAGTAAGGTGTCCATCAGTGACAGTTCTGGCAGTAGCAGTTCTGCACGTGGCAGAGGTGGTTTTAGAGGTGGCTACCGAGGTGGACGAGGACAAGGAAGGCAGTCCTTCAATAGAGGCCAGAATTCGGGAAGTTATCAATCATCTGGTCGTATTCAAATTTTAGAGGCCGAGGAAGAGGTGGATTTCAACAACGAGGTGATAAATCTCAATTTCAGTGTTATAACTGTAATAAATTGGCCATTCAGTTATGAGTGTAGATCCCCGAAGGTGGAAGAAACTAGTCATTTTGCAGCAGCAAAAGAAGATAAAGATGTTGGTACTGCTATGTTCCTCACTTATAAAGGAGACGAGGAAAGCAagaagaatgtttggtatcttgactcagGGCCAGCAATCACAGACTGGCCACAAAGGAATTATTTATGGAGATAG